The window AGACGTCCTGAAGATCAAACATGCGATGGAAGCACATCTTGGATGATAAGGCCAGGACTAGAGAAAAAATTCTCAGGAAAAGGGACGGCATACCTCCCGCGATAAAGAAAGTTAAGGACGACCGCGTACGACAAACACTCTTTTCCCTTCCCGAGTTTCAGCAGGCAAAGATACTCCTCTCCTTTGCATCATTCCGTTCTGAAGTTTCGACTATGCAGCAAATAGAGGAAATGCTCCGAATCGGTAAAAGGGTGGTCATTCCCCGCGTGGTTAGAATGACGAGGGCACTGAAGCTTTATGAGATCACGGATACCTCTGAATTAGCTCCCGGCTATATGAGCATACCCGAGCCTGACGTACCGGCTGAACGGGAGCGGGAGATCAACGATGTCGACCTTGTGATTCTGCCCGGAGCAGCCTTCGATGCGGTAGGCAATAGGCTCGGTTACGGCGGAGGTTATTATGACAGGCTCCTGTCGCTGTTGCGGAAGCCGGTTCCCCTCATCGCCATCGCCTACGAAGAACAGATAGTGGATTCTCTGCCCCGGGAATCACACGACATAAGAGTCCATATGATCGTCACCGACGAGAGAGTCTTTCACTGCAGGCAGCATTGAAACACCACCATTGCTTTCTTTAGAATATACCTATGGAGACAAGGATCTTCCGGGAGTACCTCTCGAAAAAGGGTCTCAGGTTCACAAAAGAAAGGGA is drawn from Thermodesulfovibrionales bacterium and contains these coding sequences:
- a CDS encoding 5-formyltetrahydrofolate cyclo-ligase, with product MDDKARTREKILRKRDGIPPAIKKVKDDRVRQTLFSLPEFQQAKILLSFASFRSEVSTMQQIEEMLRIGKRVVIPRVVRMTRALKLYEITDTSELAPGYMSIPEPDVPAEREREINDVDLVILPGAAFDAVGNRLGYGGGYYDRLLSLLRKPVPLIAIAYEEQIVDSLPRESHDIRVHMIVTDERVFHCRQH